Proteins encoded together in one Candidatus Sulfotelmatobacter sp. window:
- a CDS encoding AAA family ATPase translates to MSTPRAVLEALHATIVGQDEVCEGLVLAVVAGGHVLLEGAPGVAKTLACRALAAAVGGVFRRVQFTPDLLPSDVTGTRIFDQKTGEFATVFGPLFANVVLADEINRAPAKVQSALLEGMQERRATIGPQTYDLPAPFVVLATMNPYDAEGTYPLPSAQLDRFLAKLVVAYPAIEEERAIVDRFGAGEPPLVANVCTLDDVRRWQGAAHEVFVDAKVRDYAVAIVRASRGAELVVHGASPRAALALIALARARAYLVGRPYATPDDVRDIAPSVLRHRLSYDDRIALRSEDPEAVVRRIIAAVPAP, encoded by the coding sequence GTGAGCACGCCGCGTGCGGTGCTCGAGGCCTTGCACGCCACCATCGTCGGCCAAGACGAGGTGTGCGAAGGCCTGGTGCTGGCCGTCGTCGCCGGCGGTCACGTCTTGCTCGAAGGTGCGCCCGGCGTCGCCAAAACGCTGGCCTGCCGCGCGCTGGCCGCCGCCGTCGGCGGGGTGTTCCGGCGCGTGCAGTTCACCCCGGACCTGCTGCCCTCCGACGTCACCGGAACGCGTATCTTCGACCAGAAGACGGGCGAGTTCGCCACCGTCTTCGGACCGCTGTTCGCCAACGTCGTGCTGGCCGACGAGATCAACCGCGCGCCGGCCAAGGTGCAGTCGGCGCTGCTCGAGGGGATGCAGGAGCGGCGTGCGACGATCGGGCCGCAGACGTACGACTTGCCGGCGCCGTTCGTCGTCCTGGCGACGATGAACCCGTACGACGCCGAAGGCACCTACCCGCTCCCGAGCGCGCAGCTCGACCGGTTTCTGGCCAAGCTGGTGGTCGCGTATCCCGCGATCGAGGAGGAGCGCGCGATCGTCGACCGCTTCGGCGCCGGCGAGCCGCCGCTGGTCGCCAACGTCTGCACGCTCGACGACGTCCGGCGCTGGCAAGGCGCGGCGCACGAAGTCTTCGTGGACGCCAAGGTGCGCGACTACGCGGTGGCGATCGTGCGTGCCAGCCGCGGCGCCGAGCTGGTCGTGCACGGCGCCTCCCCGCGCGCGGCGCTGGCCCTGATCGCGCTGGCGCGGGCGCGCGCGTATCTCGTCGGACGGCCGTATGCCACCCCCGACGACGTGCGCGACATCGCGCCGTCCGTACTGCGTCATCGGCTCTCGTACGACGACCGCATCGCGCTGCGCAGCGAGGATCCCGAAGCGGTCGTGCGGCGGATCATCGCCGCGGTGCCGGCGCCGTGA
- a CDS encoding DUF58 domain-containing protein codes for MNALRAAILRGARATPRPGGATRGSRPGDGFVFSQLRAYVEGDDPRRIDHAASARVGALQTRVYLEETALVLAAIVDESGSMRVGRRSTLAATADDAVRAWFGAAEGEDRAARVVDERVVRDKRAAPLVHAAAPFRFAPALTLALRALPRGASLLAIVDGFDLPDDELLGRAALRFDATVLLARDPWQDDLPLRGFVRLRDAESGRVRRAFVGTRTRARYRAASERRARALETRFRTAGWRVGALVEGDGRGSLHRAFGLAP; via the coding sequence GTGAACGCGCTGCGGGCGGCGATCCTGCGCGGCGCCCGCGCCACCCCGCGTCCCGGCGGCGCCACCCGCGGGTCGCGTCCGGGCGACGGCTTCGTGTTCTCGCAGCTGCGCGCGTACGTCGAGGGCGACGATCCTCGGCGCATCGACCATGCCGCCAGCGCGCGGGTGGGGGCGCTGCAGACGCGCGTGTACCTCGAAGAGACCGCGCTCGTGCTGGCGGCGATCGTCGACGAGTCCGGCTCGATGCGCGTCGGCCGGCGCAGCACCTTGGCGGCCACCGCCGACGACGCCGTCCGCGCGTGGTTCGGCGCGGCGGAAGGCGAAGACCGGGCCGCCCGCGTCGTCGACGAGCGCGTCGTGCGCGACAAGCGAGCCGCGCCGCTCGTGCACGCCGCGGCGCCGTTCCGCTTCGCGCCCGCGCTGACGCTCGCGCTGCGCGCGCTGCCGCGCGGCGCCTCGTTGCTGGCGATCGTCGACGGCTTCGATCTGCCCGACGACGAGCTGCTGGGCCGCGCCGCGCTGCGGTTCGACGCCACGGTGCTGCTCGCGCGCGACCCCTGGCAGGACGATCTGCCGCTGCGCGGCTTCGTCCGCTTGCGCGATGCCGAGAGCGGCCGCGTGCGTCGCGCGTTCGTCGGCACGCGAACGCGTGCCCGTTACCGCGCCGCCAGCGAGCGGCGCGCGCGCGCATTGGAGACGCGTTTCCGCACGGCCGGCTGGCGGGTCGGCGCGCTGGTCGAAGGCGACGGCCGCGGCTCGCTCCATCGCGCCTTCGGTCTCGCGCCGTGA
- a CDS encoding VWA domain-containing protein, translating into MTLAHPLWLLIGLLAAAAFLALAHLASRRGAAAALAYSDLAFFESATARRIDPALVLALLCAAGIVLLGGALAGPHIVANLPARGAVVLCVDVSGSMRSTDVTPTRAEAADAAVRAFIDEAPAGTRIGIVAFSSGAGVVQALSDDKDALRDAVARIPPPNGGTAIGDALITAARLLPASGKRAIVLITDGVNNLGADPLAVAPQIGAAGIEIDTIGIGTSDSGQLVPGTDEEATIDEDALRQIAAAANGAYARVADAGSLRSRLASLASSTTRERRRVDASLPLALAGGVVLVLGLGGGMVAGKFP; encoded by the coding sequence GTGACGCTGGCGCATCCGCTCTGGCTGTTGATCGGGCTGCTCGCGGCGGCGGCCTTCCTCGCGCTGGCCCACCTCGCGTCGCGCCGCGGTGCCGCGGCCGCGCTCGCCTACAGCGACCTCGCGTTCTTCGAGTCGGCGACGGCGCGCCGGATCGACCCGGCCCTGGTGCTGGCGTTGCTGTGCGCGGCGGGGATCGTGCTGCTCGGCGGCGCGCTGGCCGGACCGCACATCGTCGCCAACCTGCCCGCGCGCGGCGCGGTCGTGCTGTGCGTCGACGTCTCGGGCTCGATGCGCTCGACCGACGTCACGCCGACGCGGGCCGAAGCCGCGGACGCGGCGGTGCGCGCGTTCATCGACGAGGCGCCGGCCGGAACCCGCATCGGGATCGTCGCGTTCTCGAGCGGGGCGGGGGTCGTGCAGGCGCTCAGCGACGACAAAGACGCGCTGCGCGACGCGGTCGCGCGCATCCCGCCGCCCAACGGCGGGACCGCGATCGGCGACGCGCTGATCACCGCGGCGCGGCTGCTGCCGGCGAGCGGAAAACGAGCGATCGTGCTGATCACCGACGGCGTGAACAACCTGGGCGCGGACCCGCTCGCGGTCGCGCCGCAGATCGGCGCCGCCGGGATCGAGATCGACACGATCGGGATCGGTACCAGCGACTCCGGGCAGCTGGTGCCGGGCACGGACGAAGAGGCGACGATCGACGAGGACGCGTTGCGGCAGATCGCCGCCGCCGCGAACGGCGCGTACGCGCGCGTCGCCGACGCCGGCAGCCTGCGCAGCCGGCTGGCGTCGCTGGCCTCGTCGACGACGCGCGAGCGGCGGCGCGTCGACGCGTCGTTGCCGCTGGCGCTGGCGGGCGGCGTCGTGCTCGTGCTCGGCCTGGGGGGCGGGATGGTGGCGGGGAAATTTCCATGA
- the pdxH gene encoding pyridoxamine 5'-phosphate oxidase, which translates to MSDDFSARRVHYERGHLDEADVATDPFAQFGAWFAQALETPEIDEPYGMSVATVDPDGRPSSRIVLLRGWDERGFVFYTNYESRKGAALAAHPRAALLFWWGILQRQLRVEGTVERVAPAESDAYFASRPRGHRLSAWASHQSTPVAAASDLERAMADAEARFPDAVPRPPYWGGYRVVPERFEFWQGRPNRVHDRLVYERDGAAWRLIRLSP; encoded by the coding sequence ATGAGCGACGACTTCAGCGCCCGCCGCGTGCACTACGAGCGCGGCCACCTCGACGAGGCGGACGTCGCGACCGATCCGTTCGCGCAGTTCGGCGCGTGGTTCGCCCAAGCGCTGGAGACCCCGGAGATCGACGAGCCGTACGGCATGAGCGTCGCGACCGTCGATCCCGACGGCCGGCCCTCGTCACGCATCGTGCTGCTGCGCGGCTGGGACGAGCGCGGCTTCGTGTTCTACACCAACTACGAGAGCCGCAAAGGCGCGGCGCTCGCCGCGCACCCGCGCGCCGCGCTGCTGTTCTGGTGGGGCATCCTGCAGCGCCAGCTGCGCGTGGAGGGCACCGTCGAGCGCGTCGCTCCCGCCGAGAGCGACGCGTACTTCGCCAGCCGCCCGCGCGGTCATCGGCTCAGCGCGTGGGCGTCACATCAGAGCACGCCCGTCGCCGCCGCGAGCGATCTCGAACGCGCGATGGCCGACGCCGAAGCGCGCTTCCCCGACGCGGTACCGCGGCCGCCGTATTGGGGCGGCTATCGCGTCGTCCCCGAGCGCTTCGAGTTCTGGCAAGGCCGGCCCAACCGCGTCCACGACCGCCTGGTCTACGAGCGCGACGGCGCCGCCTGGCGGCTGATCCGGCTCTCGCCGTAG
- a CDS encoding alpha/beta hydrolase, giving the protein MRLAHVVVLTTTLLVATPCVGMAATLPPAPLAASSFQVGTLHVDTYGTGGEPIVLLPELACGTWEWYGLIPHLAATHTVYAVTPAGFAGQPPQGTPSVAGFVRDLNAVLDRAHVEKAVLIGHSLGGTLALAFAEQHPTRVRGVVAVDALPIFPDTDDLTPAQRKEAAGRSASTLRLQTPAQLVEYETGFMSAQGVTDPALATAMAALAAQSDATTAADWIAADLEVDLRPRLGAITAPIEEIVPYDPSEANPQVAVHYTEPEKAAAYKALFAHARKLTVVSIAPAKHFVMLDQPDRFLAAVDAFLTTL; this is encoded by the coding sequence ATGCGGCTCGCTCACGTCGTCGTGTTGACGACGACATTGCTCGTGGCGACTCCGTGCGTCGGCATGGCGGCGACGCTGCCGCCCGCGCCGCTCGCGGCGTCGTCCTTCCAAGTCGGCACGCTCCACGTCGACACGTATGGGACCGGCGGCGAGCCGATCGTCCTGCTGCCGGAGCTTGCCTGCGGCACCTGGGAGTGGTACGGGCTGATCCCGCACCTTGCCGCGACGCACACGGTGTACGCCGTGACGCCGGCCGGTTTCGCGGGTCAGCCGCCGCAGGGGACGCCCTCCGTTGCCGGCTTCGTGCGTGACCTCAACGCGGTGCTCGATCGCGCACACGTCGAGAAGGCCGTGCTCATCGGGCACAGCCTGGGCGGCACGCTGGCGCTCGCCTTCGCGGAGCAGCATCCGACGCGGGTCCGCGGCGTCGTCGCGGTCGACGCGCTGCCGATCTTCCCCGACACCGACGACCTCACGCCCGCGCAGCGCAAAGAGGCCGCCGGGCGCAGCGCCTCGACGTTACGGCTGCAAACACCCGCACAGCTGGTCGAATACGAGACGGGGTTCATGAGCGCGCAGGGCGTGACCGATCCGGCGTTGGCGACGGCGATGGCCGCACTCGCCGCACAAAGCGACGCGACGACCGCTGCCGACTGGATCGCGGCCGATCTCGAGGTCGACCTGCGCCCGCGCCTGGGCGCGATCACCGCGCCGATCGAGGAGATCGTACCCTACGATCCGTCGGAGGCGAACCCGCAGGTCGCCGTCCACTATACCGAGCCGGAGAAGGCCGCAGCGTACAAGGCGCTCTTCGCGCACGCCCGCAAGCTGACCGTGGTCTCGATCGCGCCCGCGAAACACTTCGTGATGCTCGATCAGCCCGACCGCTTCCTGGCCGCGGTCGACGCGTTCTTGACGACGCTCTAG
- a CDS encoding helix-turn-helix domain-containing protein encodes MNAAIAVHPERALRAARELWSRAAFEHCLETLDALEASGGLTGSAAADVLVLRAFALWRTRAFSAMVACLDVDPRVFADPRDAARVRLMLAAGLTRSGQPDRALALLAELRRTPGAVDTPDLEAQCAYHEGYAYFVAGDDVTCEERASIARAYEHPTWSIHARSTLASRRLRRGEYHEALALFRETVAAYQRGGDRDDVAEALYHSNITQLELVLRSAEVRDTRPVRRRSALDYTASKRMRFLGHITFGMDAWLAALDGDRAEALRLSRRAVDLADSPARLVWALGQRALLADVLANREAALDYANEALQLCRRIDWARHDEFDGHAPVLVAETLATRNPAAARELLGMVEIALRTLDPNTNNRDDDRIAAHFAFIDGLARRTDGDLAGAHRSFLDASNLFARISNHWRVARTLVELDTVPMPGGDAAAHLDRAARLVRSDYPASFLADRLGPWLRAYDDPIVAAFSPMRRHVLRRLLDGVSPKETAALLGLAIGTVRNHIGEIQAAFGAHSMQELIVAARRRGIGPPNPPYGSPGVPVVSVSAEPTWPRSG; translated from the coding sequence ATGAACGCGGCGATCGCCGTCCATCCCGAGCGCGCCCTGCGCGCCGCGCGCGAGCTCTGGTCGCGCGCGGCGTTCGAGCATTGCTTGGAAACCCTCGACGCACTCGAGGCAAGCGGCGGCCTCACCGGCTCAGCCGCGGCTGACGTCCTCGTCCTGCGCGCGTTCGCGCTTTGGCGCACGCGAGCGTTCAGCGCGATGGTGGCCTGCCTCGACGTCGACCCCAGGGTGTTCGCAGATCCGCGGGACGCCGCGCGCGTACGGCTGATGCTCGCGGCCGGACTCACGCGCAGCGGTCAGCCGGATCGCGCGCTCGCCCTGCTCGCGGAGCTTCGCCGAACCCCCGGCGCGGTCGACACGCCGGATCTCGAAGCGCAGTGCGCCTATCACGAGGGGTACGCCTATTTCGTCGCCGGCGACGACGTGACGTGCGAGGAGCGCGCCTCGATCGCCCGGGCGTACGAGCATCCGACCTGGTCCATCCACGCGCGGTCGACCCTCGCCTCTCGCAGGCTGAGACGAGGCGAATACCATGAGGCACTCGCGCTCTTCCGCGAGACCGTGGCCGCCTACCAGCGCGGTGGGGATCGCGACGACGTGGCTGAAGCGCTGTACCACTCGAACATCACACAGCTCGAGCTGGTCTTGCGATCGGCAGAGGTCCGTGACACCAGACCGGTGCGGCGTCGGAGCGCGCTCGACTATACGGCCTCGAAGCGTATGCGCTTCCTGGGCCACATCACCTTCGGCATGGATGCGTGGCTCGCCGCGCTCGACGGTGACCGCGCCGAAGCATTGCGCCTGAGTCGGCGTGCCGTCGACTTGGCGGACTCGCCGGCCAGACTCGTCTGGGCGTTGGGCCAACGCGCGCTGCTCGCCGACGTCCTGGCCAATCGCGAGGCCGCTCTCGATTACGCGAATGAAGCCCTTCAGCTGTGCCGGCGGATCGATTGGGCGCGTCACGACGAGTTCGACGGTCACGCTCCGGTTCTGGTCGCCGAGACGCTCGCAACGCGCAACCCTGCGGCCGCGCGTGAGCTGCTGGGGATGGTCGAGATCGCGTTGCGAACGCTGGATCCGAATACGAACAATCGCGACGACGACCGGATCGCCGCGCACTTTGCGTTTATCGACGGCCTTGCGCGCCGGACGGACGGTGACCTCGCTGGTGCTCACCGCTCCTTCCTGGACGCCAGCAATCTCTTTGCCCGGATATCGAATCACTGGCGCGTCGCCCGAACGCTCGTCGAGCTCGATACGGTGCCGATGCCGGGTGGGGATGCCGCAGCGCATCTCGACCGCGCAGCCCGGTTGGTTCGAAGCGACTACCCGGCCTCGTTCCTCGCCGATCGTCTCGGACCGTGGCTGCGCGCGTACGACGATCCCATCGTCGCGGCGTTCTCGCCGATGCGTCGACACGTCTTGCGCCGCCTGCTCGACGGCGTCAGCCCGAAAGAAACGGCAGCGTTGCTCGGCCTGGCCATCGGGACGGTGCGCAATCATATCGGCGAGATCCAAGCAGCCTTTGGTGCCCACTCGATGCAAGAGCTCATCGTCGCCGCGCGACGCCGCGGCATCGGCCCGCCGAATCCCCCGTACGGCAGCCCTGGCGTACCGGTGGTATCGGTGAGCGCAGAACCTACATGGCCACGATCCGGGTGA
- a CDS encoding LuxR C-terminal-related transcriptional regulator, protein MTTARIGAAVSAALVIHPGLALREATDFWARGAFERCLEALDALEASGGLVAGTATAADALILRARALLRLRRYSETLARLDAATVTTIEDAARVQLQRAAALTRTGDVERALDMLAELRRTPGALDNPRLAAECAYREAVMHWVLGAEDASVHAALTCEAFDDPHWSVSSREVRAWWRQRHGDYPAALRLLRDALAAYDRGREHDRDDHHELLLVAHVAALELHLRSAGVAGAYVARREAGLDYTASLVSRRLASTVCGVDAWLAALNGDRPAAFRLLRRAVDLNPEPERSIWPMATRAVVMDLLDNGEAAADVAAEGLSYARRIDWAQMTEGQAYGPLFLAEFFARRNPAVARELLGMYELAVKTIEQYSTNVDDRRNAGMYAFVSGLIRRTEGDHAGAHRDLLDASRLFASVTFLWREVHALIELDTVPVPDGDAAELLERAVQAVRFHFPRSFLADLLGPWLRAYDDPVTAAFSPMRRQILRRLLDGVKPKEIAALLGLAIGTVRNHIGEIQAAFGVHSMQGLLVAARLRGLGPPQSWNR, encoded by the coding sequence ATGACCACGGCTCGGATCGGCGCGGCGGTGAGCGCCGCTCTGGTCATCCACCCGGGGTTGGCCCTGCGCGAGGCGACCGATTTCTGGGCGCGTGGCGCTTTCGAGCGCTGCCTGGAGGCCCTCGACGCTCTGGAGGCGAGCGGTGGCCTCGTGGCCGGGACGGCGACGGCAGCGGATGCACTCATCCTGCGCGCGCGCGCGCTCCTGCGCCTACGCAGGTATAGCGAGACGCTCGCGCGTTTGGACGCTGCAACGGTGACGACCATCGAGGACGCCGCTCGCGTACAGCTGCAACGCGCCGCGGCGCTTACACGCACCGGCGACGTCGAACGGGCGCTCGACATGCTGGCGGAACTTCGCCGGACGCCGGGCGCCCTGGACAACCCGCGCCTGGCTGCCGAGTGCGCCTACCGCGAGGCGGTCATGCATTGGGTGCTCGGTGCGGAGGACGCGAGCGTCCACGCCGCGCTGACGTGCGAAGCGTTCGACGATCCGCACTGGTCGGTCTCGAGCAGAGAAGTGCGCGCGTGGTGGCGACAGCGCCACGGCGACTATCCGGCTGCGCTGCGACTGCTTCGGGACGCGCTCGCCGCGTACGACCGCGGCCGCGAGCACGATCGCGACGACCATCACGAGCTGCTGCTGGTCGCTCACGTCGCGGCACTCGAACTGCACCTGCGCAGCGCCGGCGTTGCGGGCGCCTACGTCGCGCGGCGCGAGGCCGGCCTCGACTACACCGCATCGCTCGTATCCCGCAGGCTGGCCAGCACCGTGTGCGGCGTCGACGCCTGGCTCGCGGCGTTGAATGGCGACCGTCCGGCAGCGTTCCGACTGCTGCGACGAGCGGTCGACCTCAATCCCGAGCCCGAGCGGAGCATCTGGCCGATGGCCACGCGCGCGGTCGTGATGGACTTGCTCGACAACGGAGAAGCCGCCGCGGACGTTGCGGCGGAAGGGCTCTCGTACGCGCGGCGCATCGACTGGGCGCAAATGACCGAGGGACAGGCCTACGGGCCGCTCTTCCTGGCGGAGTTCTTCGCGCGGCGAAATCCGGCGGTCGCGCGTGAGCTCCTCGGGATGTACGAGCTGGCGGTCAAGACGATCGAACAGTACTCGACCAACGTCGACGATCGTCGCAATGCCGGCATGTACGCGTTCGTTTCCGGCCTCATCCGTCGCACCGAGGGCGATCACGCCGGCGCACACCGGGATCTGCTCGACGCGAGTCGACTCTTCGCCTCGGTCACCTTCCTGTGGCGTGAAGTGCACGCCCTCATCGAGCTCGACACCGTTCCGGTTCCCGATGGCGACGCCGCGGAACTGCTCGAACGCGCCGTGCAGGCAGTACGCTTTCACTTCCCGCGGTCGTTTCTCGCCGACTTGCTCGGCCCATGGCTGCGCGCATACGACGACCCCGTGACGGCCGCGTTCTCACCGATGCGTCGCCAAATCTTGCGGCGTCTGCTCGACGGCGTGAAACCGAAGGAGATCGCCGCGCTGCTGGGCCTGGCCATCGGTACGGTACGCAACCACATCGGCGAGATCCAGGCAGCCTTCGGGGTGCACTCGATGCAAGGGCTGCTCGTCGCCGCGCGCCTGCGCGGCCTCGGTCCGCCGCAGTCTTGGAACCGATGA
- a CDS encoding aliphatic sulfonate ABC transporter substrate-binding protein, whose amino-acid sequence MTSFPRSRFLGLTGGVALAAAVPRAVRAAEPDRIGVDYAYYNPPSLVLKSKGWLEEALLKRGTAVDWVLSLGSNKGNQFVQAGTVAFGSTAGSAAFLARANGTPLHTVFLYSRPEWTALVVAKDSPLRSLRDLKGKKIAATRGTDPWFFLLRSLATVGLTQDQVTIVDLQHPDGRVALERGQVDAWAGLDPHMAASQLEAGSRLLYRNVAFNTYGTLNAREDFLAQHPDLTRIVLQQYARARQYAAAHVDETAALLADASHLDRRVAELQLRERTSYPGTGVPDRDFRAAIGGVVSFVRSEKLARPDADLDASAASLADAAPATLALRG is encoded by the coding sequence GTGACCTCGTTCCCTCGCTCTCGATTTCTCGGCCTAACCGGCGGCGTCGCGCTCGCCGCGGCCGTCCCGCGCGCCGTGCGCGCGGCGGAGCCGGACCGCATCGGCGTCGACTACGCCTACTACAACCCGCCCAGTCTGGTGCTCAAGTCCAAGGGTTGGCTCGAAGAGGCGCTCCTCAAGCGCGGGACCGCGGTCGACTGGGTGCTCTCGCTCGGATCCAACAAGGGCAACCAGTTCGTGCAGGCCGGGACCGTCGCGTTCGGCTCGACGGCCGGCAGCGCCGCCTTCCTCGCGCGCGCCAACGGCACACCGCTGCACACGGTCTTCCTCTATTCGCGGCCGGAGTGGACCGCGCTGGTGGTGGCCAAGGACTCCCCGCTGCGCTCGCTGCGCGATCTCAAAGGGAAGAAGATCGCCGCGACGCGCGGGACCGACCCGTGGTTCTTCCTGCTGCGTTCGTTGGCGACGGTCGGCCTGACGCAGGACCAGGTCACCATCGTCGATTTGCAGCACCCCGACGGGCGGGTGGCGCTCGAACGCGGCCAGGTCGACGCCTGGGCGGGCCTCGACCCGCACATGGCGGCCTCACAGCTGGAGGCCGGATCGCGGCTGCTCTATCGCAACGTCGCGTTCAACACCTACGGCACGCTCAACGCGCGCGAGGACTTCCTCGCGCAGCATCCCGATCTGACGCGCATCGTGTTGCAGCAGTACGCGCGCGCTCGGCAATATGCGGCCGCGCACGTCGACGAGACGGCGGCTCTGTTGGCCGACGCCTCGCACCTGGACCGCAGGGTCGCCGAGCTGCAGCTGCGTGAGCGCACGAGCTACCCGGGCACGGGCGTCCCGGACCGGGACTTCCGCGCGGCGATCGGCGGAGTGGTCAGCTTCGTGCGCTCGGAGAAGCTCGCGCGGCCCGACGCGGACCTGGACGCTTCGGCGGCGAGCTTGGCCGACGCGGCGCCGGCGACGTTGGCGCTCCGTGGCTAG
- a CDS encoding ABC transporter permease, with translation MARFALPLALLAGWWLATARGWVKSYQFASPHDVLAELGNLAATGALWHDLAASVARVAAGFAIALAAAIVLGAVVGGSRTFERALDPTLQAIRAVPSLAWVPLILLWLGIGESAKITLVAIGAFFPIYVALVAGIRGVDRKLVEVGTSLGLSRAALIARVLVPATLPQLLVGARIGLTQAWLFLVAAELLAATNGIGFLLTDGQQTTRTDEILVAILLFAACGKLSESGMRWLERRLVGWTDTVPA, from the coding sequence GTGGCTAGGTTCGCGCTGCCGCTCGCGTTGCTCGCCGGCTGGTGGCTGGCGACGGCGCGCGGCTGGGTGAAGTCCTACCAGTTCGCCTCGCCGCACGACGTGCTCGCCGAGCTCGGAAACCTCGCGGCGACCGGCGCGTTGTGGCACGACTTGGCGGCCAGCGTCGCGCGGGTCGCAGCCGGGTTCGCGATCGCGCTGGCGGCGGCGATCGTGCTGGGCGCGGTGGTGGGCGGCTCGCGCACGTTCGAACGCGCGCTGGATCCGACGCTGCAGGCGATCCGTGCGGTTCCCTCGCTGGCCTGGGTGCCGTTGATCTTGCTGTGGCTGGGCATCGGCGAGTCGGCGAAGATCACTCTGGTCGCGATCGGCGCGTTCTTTCCGATCTACGTCGCGCTCGTTGCCGGCATTCGCGGCGTCGACCGGAAATTGGTCGAGGTCGGCACCAGCTTGGGGCTCTCGCGCGCCGCCCTGATCGCGCGCGTGCTGGTGCCCGCGACGCTGCCGCAGCTCTTGGTCGGTGCGCGCATCGGGCTCACGCAAGCGTGGCTGTTCTTGGTGGCGGCAGAGCTGCTGGCGGCGACGAACGGCATCGGGTTCTTGCTGACCGACGGGCAGCAGACCACGCGCACCGACGAGATCTTGGTCGCGATCCTGCTGTTCGCGGCGTGCGGCAAGCTCTCGGAGAGCGGGATGCGCTGGCTCGAGCGGCGGCTGGTGGGCTGGACGGACACGGTGCCGGCATGA
- a CDS encoding ATP-binding cassette domain-containing protein has product MSLAARIRGLRKAYGNHLVFDGLELDVARGERVAILGASGCGKSTLLRCIAGLDAPDAGTIATSGEVGVVFQEPRLFPWLDVARNVAFPARTDAERARVDGVLGLVGLAHAAKRLPKQLSGGMAQRGALARALVRDPQLLLLDEPFAALDALRRIELRSAVREILEFTRASAILVTHDVDDALALADRVVVLAGTPAEIAFAGTVGEDATRAAILGALGVAEHDGRVRRAASR; this is encoded by the coding sequence ATGAGTCTGGCGGCGCGCATTCGCGGCCTGCGCAAGGCGTACGGCAACCACTTGGTGTTCGACGGACTCGAGCTCGATGTCGCGCGCGGCGAGCGCGTGGCCATCCTCGGCGCGAGCGGCTGCGGCAAGTCGACGCTGCTGCGCTGCATCGCGGGACTCGACGCGCCCGACGCGGGCACGATCGCGACCAGCGGTGAGGTCGGCGTCGTCTTCCAAGAGCCACGGCTCTTCCCGTGGCTGGACGTCGCGCGCAACGTCGCGTTCCCGGCCCGCACCGACGCGGAGCGCGCGCGGGTGGACGGCGTGCTGGGGCTGGTCGGGCTCGCGCACGCGGCGAAACGCTTGCCCAAGCAGCTCTCGGGCGGGATGGCGCAGCGGGGGGCGCTGGCGCGGGCGCTCGTGCGCGATCCGCAATTGCTGCTGCTCGACGAGCCGTTCGCCGCGCTCGACGCGTTGCGGCGGATCGAGCTGCGCAGCGCCGTGCGCGAGATCCTCGAGTTCACCCGCGCTTCGGCGATCCTGGTGACGCACGACGTCGACGACGCGCTCGCGCTCGCCGACCGCGTCGTGGTGCTCGCGGGCACGCCGGCCGAGATCGCCTTCGCGGGGACGGTCGGCGAGGATGCGACGCGCGCGGCGATCCTCGGCGCGCTGGGAGTCGCCGAGCACGACGGCCGGGTGCGTCGCGCCGCGTCGCGCTAG
- a CDS encoding SRPBCC domain-containing protein, whose translation MIDHSPTTPAADERIVMKRVFAAPRERVFAAWTTAEHFARWFGPDGCTTEACTLDARPGGSLRFHMLCEGMEPWIGGTYREVVAPERIVLRWGFQDEAGNRVHATTYGLSEQHPLETVVTVTLVERDGRTEMTMEQTVPRDFPERDQMRAGWTMGFNHLAALLATP comes from the coding sequence GTGATCGACCATAGCCCGACCACTCCCGCCGCCGACGAGCGCATCGTGATGAAGCGCGTCTTCGCGGCCCCGCGCGAGCGCGTCTTCGCCGCCTGGACCACCGCCGAGCACTTCGCGCGCTGGTTCGGTCCCGACGGCTGTACGACGGAGGCGTGCACGCTCGACGCGCGCCCGGGCGGCAGCCTGCGCTTCCACATGCTCTGCGAGGGCATGGAGCCGTGGATCGGCGGCACCTACCGTGAGGTCGTCGCCCCGGAACGGATCGTCTTGCGGTGGGGCTTCCAAGACGAAGCCGGCAACCGCGTTCATGCGACGACGTACGGATTGAGCGAACAGCATCCGCTCGAAACGGTCGTCACCGTGACGCTCGTCGAACGCGACGGCCGGACCGAGATGACGATGGAGCAGACCGTCCCCCGCGACTTCCCCGAGCGCGACCAGATGCGCGCGGGCTGGACGATGGGCTTCAACCACCTCGCCGCGCTGCTGGCGACGCCCTGA